The region atttggtgtctggtgagaggcTGTTTCATGGTTCACACATGGCAGTCTGGTCACTATATCCTCACACAGCAGAGGTAGGGAGGCATGGAGAGTTCagtggggtctcttttataagactAGAAGTCTCATGCATGAGGGCTCCGCcccatgacctaatcacttcccaatgGCTCATTTCTGAAAACCATCAGATTGAGGGTTAGGATATCAACATTTGAATCTGGGGGACCCACACATTCAATTTATAGTACCTTACACCCTGAGCTTCTGGTTTTCCCTTTCCCTGTTTGCCCAGGTGAGAATATATGTACCGGCTGGTATGTGTTACACACGTGAATCTTAGGGGTTTGAGGATAAGGGGGCTGCTCTAGGGATCAGGAAGTCCATGAGGGCTTTTGAACAGCTGGGTAATAGgaacaaagaagagagaattgGCTGGTGGAATGTTAGATTTGATGGGAGAGGCTGGAGGTAAGGAAATGTCAAGTGTTGACTGCAATTGTCTAAGAATTGAGGAGGCAGAAAAAAGACTTTGTACCTGAATGTTTGATGGCAGGGAAGTTGGAAGCCAGAAAAAAGTAAGGTGGACCGGGCACCTGTATTAAGCATTACTCCGTTTTTAAGgtattgtttctattttacagaAAGTAAAATCTGGAGATATTTAATACAAATCCAAGTAATATACGATTTAGTATTACTATATACTATACGTATATAGTAATatacgattttttttttgttttaaatccgATAAATTGGAATGATTCATCATCAGAACAGCAACTGGGGACTAGTCATGgacaggggagcagaggggaagcaggagaggcaAGGCTCTTGTTGGGCATGCAGACATGATACCCAGGGCCCTGGCCACACTGGCAatgggaaggaaggggcagggttggggcagggctggggcagggagacaGTAGGTATgtcaggggtgggtggggtggtcGGAAAGGGCTGCCTGGCTCTCACTTCTTGTTTTTGAGCTGATTGGCCAGCCAGTCCAGGCCTTCGTACAGCCCGTCCCCGCTGGTGGCACAGGTGGCCTGAATGTACCAGTTGCGGTGACGCAGGGAATGCAGGCCCAACTTGTCTGTGATCTCAGCAGCGTTCATAGCATTAGGCAAATCCTGTTTGTTTGCAAAGACAAGGAGCACTGCATCCCGGAGCTCATCCTCTGCCAGCATCCTCATCAGCTCCTCCCGGGCCTCATTTACTCGCTCCCGATCATTGCTGTCGACCACAAATATCAACCCTTGGGTATTCTGGAAGTAGTGTCTCCAGAGAGGTCGAAGCTTGTCCTGGCCACCCACATCCCAAACTGTATATTGGTTAGGCTCTGAATTCAAGTCTGTTTGACCTTAAATTCTGTTTTAACatgttgccattttaattttgggTTTCTAAGAGACTAAAAGAGAAAGGTCTGAATGGAATGGGCCTAGTTTTAGGGATAATATTAGTTTGTTTTTGAGGTTTCCTATGCTAGGTTGTTCAGGAACCATCTAGAAAAGTAGCATTTGGCCTTAGAGAGTGGTGGGGCATTAACtggacagaagagagagaggaccaaGTTTTTACTAACAACAATATTGCCAGGTTAGAATGAAATGGATCAGgaatggaaaaagggaaagaggagaaagttGTAAGGAGAAACAGGAAGTGCAGCGTCACCAAAacgggaaaaaaacaaaaacaaaaaacacttgtATGGAGGAAAAGACTGTCAAAGCAGTTGAGTACTGCAGATGTCAAAGAGGCAGGCCTGGACTTGGCAATTAGGAGAAAGGGAACCCGGGTCAGCGGTTTCAGAAGAGGATTTACACAGGGGCCAGTGTGCAATGAATTAGAAAACAAGATGGAAACGTTAGGGAAAGAGATCACCTACTAAAGTCTGTAGAGCCTCCATTTGAGATCTTGAGTGAAATTAGTGCATGGTATCTAGAAGGAGCAAGGTCTAGAGAAGGTTTTTTTTATAGGGAAAACTGGGGGCATCTTTATAACTTGATAAGGAAAGGACGAAAGGGTTGAAAGGGTGGAAGAATTGATTTTTAACAGGTGCATAGTGTTCTTTGGTTTGGCCAGATCAAAATTTACATAGAAATTCCTTCATTTATGCATCCTTCTTGGTACCTTAATTCTAAAAAGGAGATTGGTGGGTGTGTTGGGCAGAATGATAGCCCCTGAAGGTCTCTTCACTCTCACCTCTGGAACCTAAGAATGTTACCGGATATGGCACAAGGTGCTTTGCAGATATGACTATTGACTTAGTATAACTGGATATTGAAGTgagaagattatcctggattatctcaGGGGGCGCTAAATATAATCACAAATGTCCTTATaaagaggaaggggcagggagagttTACGACAGAAGAAGGGTGTGTGATGACAGAAGCAAAGAGATAGAGGATGCTATGCCGCTGGCTGTGAAGGGCCAAGAAGGAGCTATGAGCCcaagaaaacagattttccccTGAAGCCTGCAGAAGAAACCAGTCttgctgacaccttaattttggCCCCATAAGACTAATTTCAAATTTCTGGCCTCGGAactataaaagataaattttttgtTGGTTTAAGCTGCCAAATCTGTCCTGATGTAGTATGACCTCCTCTGACCTTGgtgacatctgcaaagaccttatttccaaacgaggtcacataaataaatatgtactggAGGTCAGACCTTGAACATGACCTCTTTGAGGTCATGACCTCTTTGAGGAACACCATTCAACCCACacacctggttttttttttttttttaaagtcaaccggtttttggtttggtttctggGAACTTGCCAGAAATTAGGCAATGCTGGAATTGTCATTGCCTCACTCAGTTAGAACATTCTTGCTGGACTTGGGATTTCAGGAAATcccagaggcaggtgggagggagcATGGGTAGGTATATGCACATGCAATATGTCACTTTTATAGAGTCATGAGCAGCAGGAAACACGTTTTTTGCACGTGCAGATATACACGGTGAGTGCTGCCTACCATCCTGGAAGACCCGGTCAAGGAAAGTTGCAAGGCAGgggggaggccggcggggggggCTACTGCAAAGCTCTTGTAGGTATTCAGGTGTAATAAGCCGTCATATTCATGATGCCTGGCGTATACCTGTGGCCCTGTAGCTGCACGGAGACGGTGGGCGCTAGGCCTCGGGATGGGGCTCCTCCCCCGAGCCCACAGCGTTGCAGAGCCGCAGCAACAGCTTCACGAAGGTCCTTTGTCCCAGGTGTCACTTGCAAAAGCTGGCCGACGGCAGGTGCTGGGTAAACTCAACGCTAATTAGAAAACTGTGGGTGAAAGGGCGCGTGCATCCGTGAgatcccagcagcagcagcaacagtcCCGGGACCTAGTTCCCGCCGCGCTTCCCCCCCACCTTTCCCGCCGCACCCCTGCCAGAAAGGCGGAGCCTGGGCAAACGCGTTTGCCCGATTCAAAAATGGCGGCCGCGGCGCCCACAGCGCGCGCACGGCGCAGGTCCGGAAGTGACGCAACCTCGCGCGCAGCGCGCCCTTACCCGTGGGGAGAGTTTCCGCCATTTTTGAAAATCGTGAAGGCCCGGGGCCCGGCGGAGTGGCCGCTGCCATGGCGGCCTTTGCGGTGGAAGCCCAGGCGCCCGCGCCGGGTGAGTGTGGGCTGCTGCTCTTCGccggcggccccgcggcccgcgcccgAGCTCCCGGAGCCGTCAGGCCCTTCGCTAGTTCGCGTGGCGGCGACGAGCCCCTGTCGGCCCCCGAGCTCCCAGCGGTCCCCGAGCTCCGCGCCGGGAGGGCGGCCCCGGGCGGCTGGGCGCTGGCTGCGAGGCGGGCGGGACGGCTGGCGGCGGCGGACCCGCGCTCCGGCCGCGCCTCCCTGAGCCTCCCCCGGggccggcgcggcgcggcgcggtgcggtgcggggcgggcggggggcggcgcgggggggctgggcggcgggggcaggggcgcggggggcagaggcgcgggggggcaggggcggggggcgcgtCCACGTGGGTGGGCGGCGCCCTGGAGGCGCGgactgctcctcccccttccctccccctggcccctcctctccccgcttccccttccctcctcccccctcccccctccccgctccccccctTCCCGCTCCCCCGTCCcggctccccccctccccgcttcCTCCTCCCCGCTTCCCCCTCCCGGCTCCCCCCTTCCCGCTCCCCTCCCcgttccctcctccctcccggctcccccctaccccctcccctctcccctctcccatttccccccccccgcccccccgttcctcctcccctctccaggctccccccccaccccccacctggcCTTTAGTTCCTGCAGGATGGGTGGCCTGTCTTGTCCCCAGGCCTTTTTGCAAAAGGAAGCCGTTATTGATGGGAACTGGAGCTGCGCGACCTTTGACCTTTAACCCTTTGCTGGTAGCCACGGAGATGCTGGCTTTTGGATTTTGTCCCTGTCCAGCCCCGTTTTCCCGCCTTTATCTTAGGGAAGTGACTTTTCCTCGGAGGTCTCTATCTCGCATCAGCCACAGCCCTGGTGAAAGTGTTTTGTCgttgggaaaacagaaaagcaaaacaaaaaagtaaacaacagcaaaaaaaatccCGACTTATCAAGTGACCAGGATGTCCACTTCCTTGACTTCCTTTTTCGTTGGTGCCTTTCGGCACTTGGGAGAACCGTGTGCGTGTTTAGAGCTGAGGGCTGTCTGCTGTCCTATAGCCGCCTTGGAAAAGGAGGCTACGGCATTCTGAAAGAAAAGCACAGTGTGTGTTTgtacaatgttttgttttgttttgttttttaggactTAAAAGGTGTTTAGTGCTTGCCATGCTTTGTGCAAAATGCTTCTTTCCAAGAATAACTTGCAGTGTATTCATAGGTGCATGACGTTCGGCAGCTGCTCTGCTACCTGTACACTTACCTACACAGATGTTGGTCTAGGGAATTCTGTAGGTTTTCGAGAACGGAAGACCGTCCCTTTCCAGTTCCAAAGTTTTAGACTTAGCAGAACATTTTGGAGTCTATGCCTCTTGGGCCTGCGAATGTGAATGAACTTGTTCCTGTTTATCGCCTGCTTAGCAGTCTGACATTGGCTGATACTGATTGCTCAGGTCCACCTAGTGCAGGGATCCCAGGTGAAGAGTAAATGACTTTCCCAGCACCAACACCGTCTTAAAACTTAAGGGTTTCTTCGGCAAATGGTGCTAGCTGAGTAGGACAGAGGACTCAGCATCTTAGGTGTACAGACCAGGAAATGGAGTTTAAGACCCGCAGGATCCGTTGTTCAGCTCCCCGAGTGGAATGTAGGCTGAAGGGTGGTTGGTAGCAGGTGCATTAAGACCCTTTGTGCCCTCCACTCTGGTGCTTTCTGTGTGTCACAGTGTAGATCAGAACTTTTATGGACTTGATTCTTACAGTTGCCATATggtctttggtttggtttgtgttTTGTGGGGACGGGAGAATGAGGTAGTTGGTCGGTCGTACCTAAAACTTTGTGTTTACTGCCACAGGTCTCTTAGGGTCTGTTCAGAATATTCTTTTGTTTAGACTTTTGGTGCCTATGATCTTTGGAAATATGTAATAGTAACATAGTAAGTAATATGGCACTTTAAAATAACCACAATGTAGTTATAGTTTTTCACACCGTATTtcaacatttgctttatttttttcctggattgctttgcctttttcctcttttatacaCTTGCATTGGCAACGCTAATATCTGTGTCTCCATTAATGAGGAAGGATAAATAATAGACAGCATTTGGAtagcaagaaacagatttttgagGCTGCGTAGAGGTCAAGGATAGTTAACCATTATAGATGATACATCAAACGTTTGACCTTTCTGAGTGCCCTGAGTTACATTCAGCCTTGTCACaaagttgaaaatttaaattatcttaagCAGAAATTGCAAGCtctacatttacattttagtgACTCAGTTTTTGCTATTCTAGGATAcccttagaataaaaataataactaatgtttgttgagcacttactgtatatTAGGTACGGGGTCAGTGCTTTCTTGGCTGCAATCCTAAGCAAAGCTCTGTGACTGGGCTCTTTGATTGTGCCCATTTTGCCTAGAGACTTGAACCCGGGTCTCTAACTCCAGGATCCATGTTTTCCTTACTGTGCTGTTTTGCTGTGAAATTAGAGTACGTTATAGCCTCCTTATCTTCATAATGGGAATAATGCCCTGTaaattgtgaaaattaattttgaattcatGATTGTGAAGTATCAGCTCTCTTTAAATTGGTTTTATGTTGGGGAGACTTTTGTTGAGTATTCCtaactttaaaatgatttaaaaaagtgatccaaaaaataaactttccaaatttttcaatatatttcttaGTTGGGATGCTAATCATTACTGTTATTTCATATACATGCAATGATGAGTGTGCATGATTTTACTCTTATTACAAAAATTTTTACGGTTTTTgtttatgggaaagaaaaaaatggtacatACGGCAAGCTGAACCTATTATGTTTGATATGCTAAGACTTTGTGTCAAGCACCTTGCACTTGTTTTGGTTGTTGCATAGTAGAAGCTGACCCAGAAATGGAAAGATGATATTCTGATTatagtaagaatttttttaagatccaaaatttttccatttatacataaatgttgattctttttttttttaatttttatttatttatgatagtcacagagagagagagaggcagagacacaggcagagggagaagcaggctccatgcaccgggagcctgacgtgggattcgatcccgggtctccaggatcgcgccctgggccaaaggcaggcgctaaaccgctgcgccacccagggatcccataaatgtTGATTCttaaatctgtaaaataatgTAAACAGAACAACTGTcagattaatattattaaaagtgctttcacatttttatagaaatttttattgtttttttaagtaataaattcaACTATGCTTCTGTAATATGTAAGTTTTGATtaaattctcaaaattatttatgCTAGATTCCTACATCTTTTAGATATTGTAACATTAAAGTCCTTTTATCTTTTGATTCATTTAGGATCTGAACCAATGATGCTAGGGTCACCGACATCTCCGAAGCCAGGGGTTAATGCCCAGTTCTTACCTGGATTTCTAATGGGGGATTTGCCAGCTCCAGTAACTCCACAACCTCGATCAATCAGTGGCCCGTCGGTAGGAGTAATGGAAATGAGATCACCTTTACTTGCAGGTAGGTAAActgcttaaaataatttcatagtaCTATTAATTAATATGTgtattagagttttaaaaaagagtaattcaCCCTTTTCAACacattatcaattaaaaaaaaacagtgcctCTAATTTTTAGACTCTTGGAGTACAGGTATATGTAGTATATGCTATTTTAATTCCAAGAACCATACATTAAAACTATGTGTATTGCATTCCATCCAATTTAGGATGCCCTTGGTTATAAACTCACTGTTATCTTAAGTAGcaccaagaaagaaaagcactaaACATGATACAGTGCCAAGATaccatattttataaattgtcCATATCAGAGATGTTAAAGTGTGGAGGACTGGGGAAGAAATATTGTCATATAACTTCAACTGAATAACTTAATgcatttaaataacataaatataatagCAAACATTCAGTCAAAATAACtgtaacttgttttttttattgaaatataatcaacctacagtgctatattagtttcagtgtacaGTGTattgacttgacaattctgtgtgttactcagtgctcaccatggaAGGTGTAGTCCCCAGCTGTCACCATACATTATTACagtactattgactatattccctatgctgtacttttcatctccatggcttgcttattttataactagcACCTTGTACCTCATAATCCCCtttattttgcccatcctcccacttATCTTCCCTCTGGCCATCACCAGTTCATTCTGTATATCCGAGAGtctggtttgttttgttattttagttggttttctagattccacatacatgtgaaatcatggtatttgtctttctctgacttctttcacttagcacagtacctTCTAGGACtttatagatgaatgaataaagaatgtgTAGGACAtgtacacaatggactattagctataaaaaaagatgagaccttgccatttgtaacaatcagaagtataatttgaaatttgtAGATATGAGTTCTACTTCTAGCCATAGTGAATTAAGAGTTTCACCTTGTTTAATGAAAGGACTTACTCTACAAACTATGGGGCAGTTTTTTACAGAGTTTGCAATGATCAGCACAGAATATTAAAGATAAGTGAAATTTTGACTACAAGAAGTAAAAATTAGCTGCAAAAATGATTGAATTCCAAATGTGAgctaaaatccttttaagggatTAAATGGAAAACTTCTTAATTTGATTGTTCTTAAAGTATTACTTGGTTTAAAgtggtttattattttaagattgatCAGGGAGggtaaaattatatttgatataattGACTTAACATTATTCTGGATAGCTTTTGTTTTCTATACAGTTGACCTTCAGACAATGCAGGGGTTAGAAGTACTGACCCCCTGGACACCTGAAAAATTCTTATATaattttgactccccaaaaacttaactacgaatagcctactattgactggaaACCTTACTGGTAACATAAATTAGTTTTCTGacacatactttgtatgttatatatgttataaactaTCCTTACAGTAAAGTAAagctaaagagaagaaaatgttattaagaaaattatgaggggcacctgggtggctcagtggttgagcatctgccttcagctcagggcgtgatcctggagtcccgggatcaagtcccacatccggctccccatgtggagcctgcttctccctctgcctgtgtctctgcctctctctctgtgtctctcatgaataaataagtaaaaccttataaaaaaagaaaataaaaaaagaaaaaaaagaaaataataaggaagatgggggcacctgtgtggctcagttggttggccGCTGACTCTTACTTTCTGCTCAATCATAATCTCATGGTCCTAggattgagcaccacattgggctccgtgctcagtggggagtctgcttgaagattctctctctttcccttctgccccttgccctgcttGTACGCTCTTTCGctctctatttctaaaataaattaatctttaaaaaatatcataagGATGGGGCGCCTttgtggttcagtcggttaaacgtctgcctttggctcaggtcatgatcctgggttcctgggatggggtcctgcatcaggctccctgctcactggggagtctgcttcttcctctccctttgcccctcgccctctgctcctgttctgtTCTTGCTTTCTcgctctcaaaattaaaaaaaaaaaaaaaaagatttatagtactgtactgtaaaAAATTTGTGTATAGGTGGACCTGTACAGTTCATACTTGTGTCATTCAAGGGTCAAATGTATATTtcaagtgtgtttttattttagctactATATATTAAGTACATATCAGCCAGGCAatatgctaagcattttatatgttACTTTAATTCTTTTGTCAATCATAAGGGATAGATAGTAATATCCCTGATTTTCaaaataggaaactgaggctaaatGCAATAAAGAATTGCTTAAGTCTACTTGTTAATAAGTGACAGAGCAGATCAGTCTTGTTTTACGGCCTACCCTCCAAATAGCCTAGGCTATACTATTTAAGTTCAGAGGATAAGTCATAACAGAGAATCTGGACTGTTTTACTATTTGGCATTGCTGGTTCTCTGACTTATAAAGACATCTTTATGTCCCCAAGAGTTGATTCTTTTCTTATATGTTTATTATGTACTTAAATATGCTTCTGTTGTGTGAAACATGAATGATACCTGTTTAATTTTGAcagtcaatttcttttttttttatttttatttattatttatgatagtcacacacacagagacagagggagagacacacagagacacaga is a window of Vulpes lagopus strain Blue_001 chromosome 11, ASM1834538v1, whole genome shotgun sequence DNA encoding:
- the LOC121471710 gene encoding ADP-ribosylation factor 3-like, whose product is MKEFLYLNSEPNQYTVWDVGGQDKLRPLWRHYFQNTQGLIFVVDSNDRERVNEAREELMRMLAEDELRDAVLLVFANKQDLPNAMNAAEITDKLGLHSLRHRNWYIQATCATSGDGLYEGLDWLANQLKNKK